The genomic interval AGGAGGGGTTACTTGATGGCTTTGACGACGGCGTCCGTGATTTCGGCGCTGGTGTCCGCGTAGATCACGAGGCCACTTTTCGCCGCGACGCCCTTGTCCATCACGATGCTGAAGCCGTTGGCCTTGGCGACGCTGCCGACAGCCGTGTCCACGGCACTTTCGACCGCCGTGATTTTCGGGTCGAGCTGCTTGTCGTATTCCGCGGCTTTGGCCTGGATGGTTTTCACGAGGGCGTCACGGTTCTGCTTCTCGGCGGCGGAGGCGCTGGCGCCCTTGGCGTCAATGGCCTTGACCTGTTTGTCAAGCGCGGCAAGTTCGGCGTCGGCCTTGGCCTGAATGGCCTTGATGTCCTTGTCGTTGGGATGCGCGGCGAGGAGTTTGGAGACGTCCACGAAACCCACCTTCTGCGGGGTGGTCTGGGCGTGCGGGGCTACCATTCCGAGGCCGAACGCGGTTGCGAGGGCCAGAGGTGCGATGACTTTGGAGCTGATCTTCATGAGGGGCAAGCTAGCATGCTCGTTTCTGAGCCGAATGAAGCGTGGTCCATGCGTCACACATCCAGAATCAGCGTCGCGTCAGGGAGCACGGCAGTCTGAACCGATCGCCTAGACTGAGTGCCATGCATGTACGCGACTGGATGACCCGTTCGCCTGTGACCGTCACCCCTGACACGCCAGTCATGGACGCCCTGAGGATTCTCAAGGAAGGCGGGTTCCGCCGCCTGCCGGTGGTGGAGGACGGCCGCCTGGTGGGTATCACGACCCGCAAGGATCTCAAGGACGCCATGCCCAGCAAGGCCACGACCCTGAGTGTGTGGGAACTGAACTACCTGCTGAGCAAGCTGACGGTGGAGGAAATGATGGCGCGCCCGGTCATCACGGCGGCCGAGGGTGAGTACATGGAGGACGCGGCGCTGCGGATGCAGGAGCATCACGTGGGGGGCCTTCCGGTTCTGAACGACGCGGGGATCCTGACCGGGATCATCACGACCATGGATGTCCTGCGGGCCTTCACGGGCATTCTGGGCATGCGCGAAGGCGGCATGCGCCTGACCCTGGACATGCCGGACGTTCCCGGCAGCCTGGAGCGCGCCACGGGTGCAATTCTGCCCAGTAACATCATTTCCGTGGCCACCTTCGGCGGGGAGAACGGTCGGCGCCGCTTCGTGATGCGCGTCAATGGGGACGGCGTGCGGGACGTGCGGCGGCGCGTTCAGGCGGCCGGCATCGACGTCCTCGATTGACCTGGAAGGGAGGGCTCCCGCTGTTCGCCGGAGCCCTCCCTTCCTTCCTGCGGTTACAGCAGGCTGAGGGCGTACTCGCCCATCAGGCGCGGGATGTTCACGCCGGTGGTGCTGACGGAGTTCTTGAACTCCATGGTGTGGTTGATCTCGATGACCAGCAGCCCCCCCCAGTCGTTCTGACGGCCGGGGTCCTCGACAAGGTCGATGGCGACAATCTGACCGTGGACCGCAGCGGCGGCGCGGGTGGCGAGGTCCGCGATCTCGGGCGTGACGGGGCAGTTGCTGGCCTTGGCGCCGCGGGCAGTGTTGGTGATCCAGTGCTCACTGGTGCGGTAGATCGCGCCGATGCACTGTCCGCCGATCACGAAAGCGCGGATGTCCCGCTGGGGCTTGTTGATGAGTTCCTGAACGTAGAAGATGCCGTGCTGCGGACCGCCCAGGACCTCCTTGTGCTCGATGACGGCCTCTGCGGCGGCGCGGTCGTTCAGGCGGCTG from Deinococcus taeanensis carries:
- a CDS encoding OmpH family outer membrane protein; this translates as MKISSKVIAPLALATAFGLGMVAPHAQTTPQKVGFVDVSKLLAAHPNDKDIKAIQAKADAELAALDKQVKAIDAKGASASAAEKQNRDALVKTIQAKAAEYDKQLDPKITAVESAVDTAVGSVAKANGFSIVMDKGVAAKSGLVIYADTSAEITDAVVKAIK
- a CDS encoding CBS and ACT domain-containing protein; the protein is MHVRDWMTRSPVTVTPDTPVMDALRILKEGGFRRLPVVEDGRLVGITTRKDLKDAMPSKATTLSVWELNYLLSKLTVEEMMARPVITAAEGEYMEDAALRMQEHHVGGLPVLNDAGILTGIITTMDVLRAFTGILGMREGGMRLTLDMPDVPGSLERATGAILPSNIISVATFGGENGRRRFVMRVNGDGVRDVRRRVQAAGIDVLD
- the lysX gene encoding lysine biosynthesis protein LysX gives rise to the protein MADLAVLYDRIRPDEKMLFEALDALGVAYDKVYTPQLNLTFDERGQTQVPWKVAIERCVSQSRGHAVTRALEGFGVKVINPAQVIELCGDKLATNAALHAAGLPTPRTGVAFDGETALTLIEAMGYPVVLKPTVGSWGRMVSRLNDRAAAEAVIEHKEVLGGPQHGIFYVQELINKPQRDIRAFVIGGQCIGAIYRTSEHWITNTARGAKASNCPVTPEIADLATRAAAAVHGQIVAIDLVEDPGRQNDWGGLLVIEINHTMEFKNSVSTTGVNIPRLMGEYALSLL